The region GGAGCAGCAGGAAGAGGAGGACGTGGAGCGGCCGGGTCGCGCCGAGCTTGGCGTACCGGTGGTAGATGAGCGCGTTGGCCACCAGGTAGAAGGCCAGGAGTGTTCCGATCGATATCATCTCGAACACTATCTGCAGCTCAGTGAAGAGCGCGATTGATGCCGTGCAGAGTCCTGGATATTGACAGAGCCTCTAAGTCTTACATACACAAGTTAGTGGGAGTAATGAATTGGCAACATTGTGATGAGGTACCTAGAAAGATGGTGGCGTTCATAGGGGTGCCGGTGGAAGGGTGGACCTTGGCGAGCCACGCCGGCACGAGCCTCGCTCTGGCGATGACGCACAGGTACCTCGCCTGCCCCAGCATGGCCACCAGCAGCGACGCCACGATGCCGATGCTGGCGCCGGCCCCGACGACGTTGCTCGCCCACCTCCACCCGGCCTTGTCCCTGAACGCCGATGAGAAGGGCGCGCTCTCGGTGATCTCGGTGTAGGGCAGCATGACGCAGAGCGCGACGGACATGAGGCAGTACAGCGCGGAGACGATGAGCACCGATCCGGCGATGCCGACGGGCAGCGCGCGGGCGGGGTCCCGGATCTCCTCGGCCATGGTGGACGCCGAGTCGTAGCCGATGTAGCTGAAGTAGACGACGGCCGCGCCATcgaggacgccccggactccgtagGGCGCCAGCCCGCCGGGCGTCACCATGTTCCGCGCGCTGCCGTTCCAGAAGCCGGCCACGATGATGAAGGCGAAGAAGAGCAGGTGGAACGCCGTGAGCACCATGTTGAGCGTCGAGCTCTCCTTGGTGCTGCCCTTCAGCAAAACCAATGGCGACACACTTGTAAAACGCGTATGCATACGTAGGTAGGTGCCGATGAAATGTGTCGGTATATACCTGTAGCAGAGGCATACGGTGAGGAGGAGGATGAGCGCGACGGCGGGGAAGTCGAGCGCGTTGTAGCCCTTGGCGATGGCCTCCACCTCGACCCTCCACGCGTTGGGTTCCGTGACGCCGCACGTCGACGCCAGGTAGTCCGTGAAGCTCCTCGCCACCGCCGCGTTCGACAGCACGTACTCCATCAGGATGTTGGCTCCCCCGAAGAACCCCACGAACTCACCTAGTAATAGTAGTATACAAACATTTGCAACCACGCCGGAGCCGGACAACCAAAACGATAAATCGAACTGCAGATTTACGGTGTATTTTGGACAATGGCATTAGAAATTTAGAATGTTCTTGGCCGGCCGTTTGAGCAGCCAGTTGTTAATTATGTTGCGGATCACATGGTGGTTTTCAAGAGGAGTCGATCAGGACGTCCTAACTCGTAACGTACGTACCGAAGGTGACCCTGAGGTAGCTGAAGGCGCCGCCGGCGACGGGGACGCGCACGGCGAACTCGGCGTAGCAGAAGGAGGACAGCAGCGCGGAGACGCCGGCGACGACGTAGGAGACGAACACGGCGGGGCCGGCCGTATCGCGGGCCACCCTGCCGGTGGTGACGAAGACGCCGGCCCCGAGCATCCCGCCCACGCCGAGCCCCACGAGGTCGTACCACTCGAGGCGCCGCGCCATGCGCGCGCCCGACCGGTCGCGCACCTCGTTGAGCTCCTGCGCCGGCGTCCACGTCACCAGCGCCCTCCGCCGCAGCCGGTGCGGCGTCTGCGCCACCGACAGCAGCACGTCGCGCAGCGCCATCGGTGGTCTGGCGCCGCCAGCCGCTCCCTCCTCCTCCTTTGCTCTTGGTGGCTAGCTCGGCGGATACAGAGAGTAGTATTTATACACCGGCGTTCATCAATTCAGCTAGCGCTATTTTAGCTATTAGTTATTTGGACGGTGGGCAGTGAAGCCGAGAGCGTGTGCCCGGCCGTGAGTGACAGTAGCAAGCGTGCCGTGGGGAAAGCTTTGCTTTGCTTCCATGGAGGTTGCAGCTTCTAGTTCAAGGTCTGGTTTCTCCCTGTCTCTCTTGCGCCTTTTCGTACGTGCAGACGGCCGACTGACTGCTCTCGCTTGCATGCTGGGTCGAGAGCGTACGCGAGCCATGTGTTGGCCTCAAAAGGAACGTCACACGAAGGCCACTTGGAACTTCGTATGTGGTGAACTCTTCATTTGCACGACAACAACACGAGAAAATGCCCCGAACAAATAAAGCAGAGAGTTTCATGAACTATGTGGAGCTCAAGCTAATTGCCTGATCTCGGATATCAACCGATGGATGGCTTCGAAAAGGCTAATCTATGTTGCCAC is a window of Triticum dicoccoides isolate Atlit2015 ecotype Zavitan chromosome 2B, WEW_v2.0, whole genome shotgun sequence DNA encoding:
- the LOC119368086 gene encoding cationic amino acid transporter 6, chloroplastic-like, whose translation is MALRDVLLSVAQTPHRLRRRALVTWTPAQELNEVRDRSGARMARRLEWYDLVGLGVGGMLGAGVFVTTGRVARDTAGPAVFVSYVVAGVSALLSSFCYAEFAVRVPVAGGAFSYLRVTFGEFVGFFGGANILMEYVLSNAAVARSFTDYLASTCGVTEPNAWRVEVEAIAKGYNALDFPAVALILLLTVCLCYSTKESSTLNMVLTAFHLLFFAFIIVAGFWNGSARNMVTPGGLAPYGVRGVLDGAAVVYFSYIGYDSASTMAEEIRDPARALPVGIAGSVLIVSALYCLMSVALCVMLPYTEITESAPFSSAFRDKAGWRWASNVVGAGASIGIVASLLVAMLGQARYLCVIARARLVPAWLAKVHPSTGTPMNATIFLGLCTASIALFTELQIVFEMISIGTLLAFYLVANALIYHRYAKLGATRPLHVLLFLLLLTLSSIGFSLSRRIDGKWRWGMALFGAMSVAVVAIFHCTAQQGATRPPSEWTVPLMPWPAAASVFLNVFLMTTLKVRSFQRFGIWSLVITIFYVCYGVHSTDTAEENEIVNAMIHDANADILS